Proteins encoded by one window of Gouania willdenowi chromosome 4, fGouWil2.1, whole genome shotgun sequence:
- the ak4 gene encoding adenylate kinase 4, mitochondrial: protein MSKFFRAAIMGPPGSGKGTISKRIAQSFGLQYLSSGHYLREGIAAKTEAGLLVKSYVDRGMLVPDHLMTKLMLPRLEQLSGQSWLLDGFPRTLTQASALNALYQLDLVISLNIPYETLRERLSDRWIHAGSGRVYNMGFNPPQVQGKDDITGEQLIQHDDDKPEALVARLRHYKDVAKPVFNLYKSQGILHTFSGTDTDSIWPYINSLLSTKLHMQPADAFQTQTP, encoded by the exons ATGTCTAAGTTTTTCCGAGCTGCTATCATGGGCCCACCAGGATCAGGGAAAGGCACAATATCAAAGCGGATTGCGCAAAGTTTTGGGTTACAATACTTGTCCAGTGGACACTACCTGCGAGAGGGCATCGCTGCAAAGACAG AGGCAGGCCTCCTGGTGAAGTCCTACGTGGACAGAGGCATGTTGGTGCCTGACCATTTGATGACCAAGCTGATGCTTCCCAGACTCGAGCAGCTCAGTGGTCAGAGTTGGCTGCTGGATG GTTTCCCACGCACTCTGACACAGGCGTCGGCATTAAACGCCTTGTATCAGCTGGACTTGGTGATCAGCCTCAACATCCCATACGAGACTCTGAGGGAGAGGCTGAGCGACCGCTGGATTCATGCAGGCAGCGGTCGAGTTTACAACATGGGCTTTAATCCACCCCAAGTCCAG GGTAAGGATGACATCACAGGAGAGCAACTGATTCAGCATGATGATGACAAACCAGAAGCTCTGGTGGCCCGACTGAGACACTACAAAGACGTGGCAAAGCCTGTCTTTAACCTCTACAA GTCACAAGGAATTCTGCACACGTTTTCCGGTACCGACACAGACAGTATTTGGCCGTACATCAACTCTCTGCTTAGCACTAAGTTACACATGCAGCCTGCAGACGCATTTCAGACACAAACACCTTGA